TGTCTGGGCATTTATCATCTTTACTGTTTGTTTATACTATGCAATTCAAATTCTTAGATTGAAATCTGTCTACATTTTCTTAATGGAAAATAATATAAGCGTAGAAGGTTTCTTCTTACTGGAGAAACAGAAAAAAATGAGATTGTTTAAGAATAAATATTCTGAGGATGAGCTTTCAATCACTATTTATGAAAAATTATTTAAAAAAATTGAGCTGTTAATGCAAACTGAAAAACCATGGAAAAATCCGGAATATAGTCTCAAGCAATTAGCACGTGATGTGAATTCCAATACCCAATACGTTTCTACAACCATCAATAATTACACAAAAAATAATTTTAAAACCTATCTGAACGAGTTTAGATTAAATGCTTTTATTGCTTCCCTTGAAGACAAAAATGAAGAATTTTCAATGGAGGAAATATATCTTACTATAGGCTTTTATAACAGGTCAACTTTCAACAGAGTCTTTAAGTCTAAATTTAAAATGACTCCTCAGGAATATATTAACAGCAAGGAAATTTTGATTTGTAATGATGCATGAAAACTTTTTACAATTAATTTTTCAGATAATATTATTTAAAATATTTTTCAAAAAAAATCAATATTTCTTTGTGAAAAATCCAGAGAAATCACACAAAGATTAGATAAAATAACTTCTCAATATTAGGATCTAAGGCACTAAAACCACATACAATTTAAAAATAAAACGTCCAGATCCATTATAGATCTAGACGCTCAATATATTCAATTTTCAATCTTTGAATACTTTTATAAAGTATTGAAAAAATTAGCGCTCAGTGACGCGAAGTTCTATTTTCTGATTAAAATAAGTTGAAATAGCTCAGATTTTAACCTCCTGCTTTTTCATCTGTGAAAAACTGAAAACCTTCTTTTTTCTCAATAAGCTGCATCGGATATAATTTGGGATTATATTCTCCGTTGAGTATCTCATTCAGCGCATGCCTTTTAGACTCCCCAAATGCAACAACCACTATGTTATCCGCTTTATTGATCAATGGTGCCGTTAAAGTAATTCTGAACATTTCCTGAGGTTTCAGATAGTAAGCGGATACCCACTTTTCTTTTTCATCCAAAACATTTTCTCCCGGAAATAAAGAAGCCGTATGTCCGTCATCTCCCATTCCTAAAAGAATGAAGTCGAAAATACCGTCCGGCCCAAGAACTTTTCGGATCTGTTGTTCATAGTCTTTAGCATACTCTTCAGGTGCTATACCTTCCTTATACATTGGAAAAACCTGATCTTTGTTAACCGGAACCTTATTGAGTAAGGCTTCAAAAGTCATTTTAGCATTGCTTTTGTCATCATCTAAAGGAACCCATCGTTCATCAACCCAAAAGAAATACACTTTATTCCACTCAATCTTTTCTGCATATCCGGGAGTTGCCAGCAAGTTGAAAATAGCCTTAGGAGAAGAGCCTCCGCTTAGCGCGACAACAAATTTATCGTTTTTCTCTATTGATTTTTTTGAAAGATCTACAAAGGTATCTGCTGCTTTTTTATACAGCTTATCCAGATCTTCAAATATCGTAATATTCATTTTTTTCTTTTTAAATTAATACTTGTTACACCCAGCTATGCCCCTGTCTTTCAACCAATGAAACACTGTCATCCGGTCCCCAGCTCCCCGCCTTATAATTAGGGAAAGAGGCATCTTTATTATTTTCCCACGCTTCCTGTATAGTAGTAACTACATCCCAGGCTTCTTCTACCTGATCGGAACGCATAAATAAGGTAAGGTCCCCGATAAGCGCATCCAATAATAAAGTTTCGTAGGCTTCCGGGGTATCTTCCTGACAGACAAAGTTATCAAAGATCATTTCTACCGGTTTTAAGACCAGCGAAAGCCCTGGTTTTTTGGTCATAAACTGAAGTCTGATATCCATCAGCGGCTGAATATTGATGATGAGCCTGTTTGCTGATAAAAGATGGGGACTATCCGAGAATGTGGAATGTGGCAAAGGTTTAAACTGGATCGTAATATAAGAATGCTTTTCTTTCATTTTTTTTCCGGTACGGACATAAAAAGGAACATTCTGCCACCTTTCATTATCAAGGTAGAATTTTACAGCCGCAAAAGTCTCTGTGTTGGAATCCTTAGCAATCCCATCTTCCTGGCGGTATCCCTTTATTTCTACACCGTCTATAATATTCTTTCCATATTGGCCCCTCACCGCATAATGATCGACCTGGTCCGGAGAAATTCTACGGATTGCTTTCAGAACATCTACTTTCCGGTCCCTAATCTCCCCGGATTCAAGGGATGCAGGCGGTTCCATAGCAACCATACAAAGGATTTGCAATAAATGGTTCTGAACCATATCCCGTAATGCTCCGGTTTGCTCATAGAAAGCTCCACGAGTCTCTACCCCCACTTCTTCGGCAACAGTGATCTGCACAGATTCTATATATTTATGATCCCATAAAGGTTCAAAAATAGAATTCCCAAATCTGAATGCCAATATATTCTGAACGGTTTCTTTTCCTAAATAATGATCGATACGATAGATCTGTTCTTCTTCAAATGTCTGTGCCAGAAGACTATTGAGCTCTATTGCCGATTGTTTATTATAGCCAAAAGGTTTTTCGATAATGATGCGGTCTTTTTTAGCATCACCAGCTAAAGCTGTATTTTTAATATGGTTTGAAATGGTAGCAATGAAATTAGGCCCGATTGATAAGTAAAACAATCTGTTGGCCCGTACACCATACACTTTATCAAAAGCCTCCAGCTTCTCATACAACGACAGGTATGAACTTTCTTCATCCAGCTGATGCTGAAAGTAGGTAATATGTGCCTGAAAGCCTGCCCAGTCCTCAGAAGTCACTTTTTTTCTGGAAAAACGCTCCAGATTTTCTTTAATATAGCTCCTGAAATATTCATCAGTATTGTCTGCTCTTCCTAGTGCAACAATGTTAAAGCCTTTTGGCATTCTGCCATCGATATACAAGTTATAAAAAGCCGGAAAAAGTTTTCTTTTTGCCAGGTCTCCTGTAGCACCAAAAATTATAATGGTTGTTGGCTGCAAGATTTTATTTTCATTCATTTTTCCGAATTTATTGATTTAGACTTTGCCAAGAAGTATGAAAAACTCCCTCTCTGTCGGTTCGCTGATAGGTATGTGCTCCAAAGTAATCACGCTGAGCCTGGATAAGATTTACAGGAAGAGATGCTGTGGTATAGGCATCAAAATAACCTAAAGCAGTCTGCAGCCCTAAGCTTGGAATTCCATTAGAGGCAGCATAAGCCGCTGTTTTTCTTAATGAGCTTATTTTTTCTTTAACAATAACTGAAATATCCTTATCAAGTAAGATATTGGATAAATGAGGGTCTTGGGTGTACGCCAGATAAAATTTCTCTAACAGCACGGAACGAATAATGCAACCTCCTCTCCAGATTTTTACAACATCTTTTAACGGAATTTCAAAACCATATTCCTCAGATGCTTTAACCAGTAAAGCCAGTCCCTGTGCATAACTGATCATGGTAGCCAGATAAAGTGCATCTCCTACTTCTTTAATAAATGCTTTAGTATCTTCCGGATTTGTTATTTCGCGGTCTGAATACAGCTTGGAAGCGAGGACCCTCTCTTCTTTATATGCTGACAATATTCTTGAAGTAACAGCAATATCAATCGTCGGAATGGAAACTCCGATTTCCATGGCTTGCTCAGAAGTCCATTTTCCTGTTCCTTTTGCCCCTGCTTTATCTAAAATCTGATCCAACAGGTATCCATCGGTTAAAGAATCTTTCTGTTGAAAAATATCCCGGGTGATCTCTATTAAAAATGAGTTCATCTCGCCGCTATTCCACTCTTTAAAAACCTGATATAGCTCATCATTGTTAAGCTTAGCTCCTCTTTTTAGCAGGTCATAGGCCTCACTGATCAGTTGCATAATGGCATATTCAATCCCATTATGAACCATTTTCACATAGTTTCCTGCTGATCCTTTCCCCATATATGCGGTACAGGCTTCATTATCCACTTTTGCAGAAATGGCCTCCAACATAGGCTGAAGAAGACGAAATGCTTCCAAATCTCCTCCTGGCATTATACTCGGTCCAAATCGTGCTCCTTTTTCACCGCCGGAAACCCCCATGCCCATAAAATGCAGATTTTTTGAGGCCAAATCGGCAATACGTCTGTTGGTATCTTCAAAATAAGAATTTCCTGCATCAATAACGATATCGCCTTTACTTAAAAGCGGAGTCAGGCTTTCAAGAACTGCATCTACAGGCTTACCCGCCGGCACCATAAGAATAATTTTCCTCGGACTTTCCAATGCGGAAACAAAATCTTCCAGGGAACCTATCCCTTTTATTTTCATTTCTGAAGTGGCCTCTGCCTCTAATTCTTTTACTTTCGCTTCATCAAGGTCAAATCCTGCGATTGAAAAACCGTTATCAGCAATATTGTAAAGAAGATTTCTCCCCATTACGCCAAGGCCGACCATCCCATAACTATATCCTTCCATTGTATTGGTATTTATTATACAAAGAATAAATTTACGCAAAGCCTATGAGGAAAAAAATAAAAGAATAGAAAAATTCCCTGACTTTTTTCATCTTCCTCATTTATAAGAAGATAGTTTAAAACAAGTTTTTACGGATAATCTTCCGATTTTTAAAAAGGAAAAAAATTCACCTTTATTCGAAATTTTAAAGATATACGATCCCTACTATTGAATAACAGCCTATTTATTTCAGTATAACGTGAATAAATATAAAATTATTTCGCATTTCTCGTCTCTTACCTGACTAGGACCTGATAATTATGAAAATAATCTATTGAAAAATGAATGCTATTTTGTGTAATTAAATCATATATTTGCCAAAATTTAAATTCATGAACTACAAACTTGCGCTTAATACGCAGGAGCCTAACTCTAACATTGTTTTTAATACAATTATGTTTGATTCTTTTAAGATCAATATAGTTGAGAGGTATGCTGGATCAATGAATGCTCGGCCGAAATTGTGTGAAGTTTTATTCAAGGTGAGAACTTTGGATGATGATATCATCCAGAAAAGAGATGGGAATATGAGGGTAAAAATCAAGGGAGATACTTTTGATGATTATCAGAAGTTATCTCAGAAACTAAATTCTTATGAATATAAAAATAAACTGATCAACAGAAAAGATGCTGAACAGGATTACGTTCACTTTATCCTTAGTCTGGTAATTGCAAATTACGATCTCAACTAATTTTTTGTATTCTTACAATAATTTTTATTGCATATTATTCTAAATCTGTAAGAGGTATTCCTATGTTTACACCTGTCAGATTTATTAGGCTCAGGCAATACTGAATTGTCGGACAACTATTCCTTTACGCATTCATCAAGGGAAAAGCCAGCCTTATATGCTATGGAATTATGAAGACTTGCTATTTCATTTTAATTTTCTATACCGCTTTTTATGTATATTTAAAGCAAACTTTTAACTAAAATGAAACAACAATTATTCTTTAGACAGATTATCTTTCTTTATTTATTCTCCCTTTCTATTTTTTTATTCGGTCAAAATAATACCTGGCAGCCCCTGGGTCCCGATGACTCCAACCAACCTTCGTTCGGAACTTCTGACGTTACCAGCCTTACGATGACACCAAATGGTACCCTATATTTTGGATACAGAGATTATGTGAACAATAGTAAAGCCACTGTAAAGAAGTTTAATGGTACCAATTGGGAAACCGTAGGAACAGAAGGATTTTCGGATGGCATTATATCTCAGATAGATCTCACTACAGCCCCGGATGGCACTCCGTATATTGCCTATCAGGATTATGCGAATGGTAGTAAATTGACGGTAAAAAAATTCAATGGTACCAGCTGGGAAACAGTAGGAATACAAGGATTTACGAGCAGTGGTCCCATTTTTATCAGTTTAGTTATAGCCC
The sequence above is drawn from the Chryseobacterium daecheongense genome and encodes:
- a CDS encoding AraC family transcriptional regulator; the encoded protein is MHVLADEVKNKIEKLEYSFAKKIIFLLLVKQFITLLFDLYLWGTKHLFYDLILLLTVGPCYIFTLVSGDYNFQKVGKLTLAYLMLLNTFLTIVYYQNFPSIIVYVFIFPIALLLFYNVKKTVYISAILLTGLPLSIIFNYYFIKDNININDILYYEVSNTYMIVWAFIIFTVCLYYAIQILRLKSVYIFLMENNISVEGFFLLEKQKKMRLFKNKYSEDELSITIYEKLFKKIELLMQTEKPWKNPEYSLKQLARDVNSNTQYVSTTINNYTKNNFKTYLNEFRLNAFIASLEDKNEEFSMEEIYLTIGFYNRSTFNRVFKSKFKMTPQEYINSKEILICNDA
- the pgl gene encoding 6-phosphogluconolactonase, with translation MNITIFEDLDKLYKKAADTFVDLSKKSIEKNDKFVVALSGGSSPKAIFNLLATPGYAEKIEWNKVYFFWVDERWVPLDDDKSNAKMTFEALLNKVPVNKDQVFPMYKEGIAPEEYAKDYEQQIRKVLGPDGIFDFILLGMGDDGHTASLFPGENVLDEKEKWVSAYYLKPQEMFRITLTAPLINKADNIVVVAFGESKRHALNEILNGEYNPKLYPMQLIEKKEGFQFFTDEKAGG
- the zwf gene encoding glucose-6-phosphate dehydrogenase: MNENKILQPTTIIIFGATGDLAKRKLFPAFYNLYIDGRMPKGFNIVALGRADNTDEYFRSYIKENLERFSRKKVTSEDWAGFQAHITYFQHQLDEESSYLSLYEKLEAFDKVYGVRANRLFYLSIGPNFIATISNHIKNTALAGDAKKDRIIIEKPFGYNKQSAIELNSLLAQTFEEEQIYRIDHYLGKETVQNILAFRFGNSIFEPLWDHKYIESVQITVAEEVGVETRGAFYEQTGALRDMVQNHLLQILCMVAMEPPASLESGEIRDRKVDVLKAIRRISPDQVDHYAVRGQYGKNIIDGVEIKGYRQEDGIAKDSNTETFAAVKFYLDNERWQNVPFYVRTGKKMKEKHSYITIQFKPLPHSTFSDSPHLLSANRLIINIQPLMDIRLQFMTKKPGLSLVLKPVEMIFDNFVCQEDTPEAYETLLLDALIGDLTLFMRSDQVEEAWDVVTTIQEAWENNKDASFPNYKAGSWGPDDSVSLVERQGHSWV
- the gndA gene encoding NADP-dependent phosphogluconate dehydrogenase — protein: MEGYSYGMVGLGVMGRNLLYNIADNGFSIAGFDLDEAKVKELEAEATSEMKIKGIGSLEDFVSALESPRKIILMVPAGKPVDAVLESLTPLLSKGDIVIDAGNSYFEDTNRRIADLASKNLHFMGMGVSGGEKGARFGPSIMPGGDLEAFRLLQPMLEAISAKVDNEACTAYMGKGSAGNYVKMVHNGIEYAIMQLISEAYDLLKRGAKLNNDELYQVFKEWNSGEMNSFLIEITRDIFQQKDSLTDGYLLDQILDKAGAKGTGKWTSEQAMEIGVSIPTIDIAVTSRILSAYKEERVLASKLYSDREITNPEDTKAFIKEVGDALYLATMISYAQGLALLVKASEEYGFEIPLKDVVKIWRGGCIIRSVLLEKFYLAYTQDPHLSNILLDKDISVIVKEKISSLRKTAAYAASNGIPSLGLQTALGYFDAYTTASLPVNLIQAQRDYFGAHTYQRTDREGVFHTSWQSLNQ
- a CDS encoding prevent-host-death protein; protein product: MNYKLALNTQEPNSNIVFNTIMFDSFKINIVERYAGSMNARPKLCEVLFKVRTLDDDIIQKRDGNMRVKIKGDTFDDYQKLSQKLNSYEYKNKLINRKDAEQDYVHFILSLVIANYDLN